The following coding sequences are from one Hippopotamus amphibius kiboko isolate mHipAmp2 chromosome 9, mHipAmp2.hap2, whole genome shotgun sequence window:
- the CALCB gene encoding calcitonin gene-related peptide 2 isoform X2: protein MGFGRSSPFLAFSILVLCQAGSLQAAPFRSALEPLPDPGALSEKEGRLLLAALVNAYVQSTANELEQEQGQETEGSSITTQKRSCNTATCVTHRLAGLLSRSGGVVKSNFVPTNVGSEAFGRRRRDLQP from the exons ATGGGCTTCGGGAGATCCTCCCCCTTCCTGGCTTTCAGCATCTTGGTCCTGTGCCAGGCAGGCAGTCTCCAGGCGGCACCATTCAG GTCTGCACTGGAACCCCTCCCAGATCCTGGGGCACTCAGTGAGAAGGAAGGGCGCCTCCTGCTGGCCGCACTGGTGAATGCCTATGTGCAGAGCACGGCCAATGAGCTGGAGCAGGAGCAGGGACAGGAGACGGAGGGCTCCAG CATCACTACCCAGAAGAGGTCCTGCAACACTGCCACCTGCGTGACCCATCGGCTGGCAGGCTTGCTGAGCAGATCTGGGGGTGTGGTGAAGAGCAACTTTGTGCCCACTAATGTGGGCTCCGAAGCCTTTGGCCGGCGCCGCAGGGACCTTCAGCCCTGA
- the CALCB gene encoding calcitonin gene-related peptide 2 isoform X1, producing the protein MGFGRSSPFLAFSILVLCQAGSLQAAPFRSALEPLPDPGALSEKEGRLLLAALVNAYVQSTANELEQEQGQETEGSSLTGSRAKRCSNLSTCVLSAYWKDLNNFHRFSGMGFGPETPGKKSDIASSLERDRFSHFGVPQDAN; encoded by the exons ATGGGCTTCGGGAGATCCTCCCCCTTCCTGGCTTTCAGCATCTTGGTCCTGTGCCAGGCAGGCAGTCTCCAGGCGGCACCATTCAG GTCTGCACTGGAACCCCTCCCAGATCCTGGGGCACTCAGTGAGAAGGAAGGGCGCCTCCTGCTGGCCGCACTGGTGAATGCCTATGTGCAGAGCACGGCCAATGAGCTGGAGCAGGAGCAGGGACAGGAGACGGAGGGCTCCAG CCTGACCGGCTCCAGAGCTAAGCGGTGCAGTAATCTGAGTACCTGTGTGCTGAGCGCCTACTGGAAGGACCTGAACAACTTTCATAGATTCTCTGGCATGGGCTTTGGGCCTGAAACACCTGGCAAGAAAAGTGACATAGCCAGCAGCTTGGAGAGGGACCGCTTCTCCCATTTTGGGGTGCCCCAGGATGCCAACTGA